One region of Culex pipiens pallens isolate TS chromosome 2, TS_CPP_V2, whole genome shotgun sequence genomic DNA includes:
- the LOC120412360 gene encoding uncharacterized protein LOC120412360, translating into MSKEESKYGFKDKAKAEESLELLKSEDHKYQTLTVRGLLGRAKRVLTLTKAEEKVKNIKEAIGVFEAWLEDNTTSSSKNSKPKDTEEKVETVAGLGFKDKEAAEKTLKILEGRDPDYQKLAIKGLLGSAKRVLPSTKNEDKIAAIKAAVALFEDFLETFDREDRAKQNMAYLSLELIQSVQTVSKPSEALAAEFVDCYAKVAKGNYKHLRTKFPKEDGETSWDIVRNRKLLKLKEKVKESGEKLFDADGKPTETHLAMIFWAYSPNVEKLKTYCGSLKKSGDKKRSHSSSEEDSDEDESSKKKSKK; encoded by the exons ATGTCCAAGGAAGAGTCCAAATACGGCTTCAAAGACAAGGCCAAGGCCGAAGAATCGCTGGAACTGCTCAAGAGCGAAGATCACAAATACCAAACGTTGACCGTCCGTGGGCTGCTCGGAAGGGCGAAACGAGTTCTGACCT TAACAAAAGCagaagaaaaagttaaaaatatcaaagaagcCATTGGCGTATTCGAGGCCTGGCTCGAGGACAACACGACGAGCAGTTCGAAGAACTCAAAGCCCAAGGACACGGAGGAAAAGGTCGAAACCGTAGCCGGACTAGGCTTCAAAGACAAGGAGGCGGCTGAAAAGACTCTGAA GATCCTAGAAGGCCGCGATCCGGACTACCAGAAGCTCGCCATCAAGGGTCTGCTGGGCAGCGCCAAACGAGTGCTTCCATCCACCAAGAATGAGGACAAAATTGCCGCCATCAAAGCAGCCGTTGCGCTGTTCGAGGATTTCCTCGAAACTTTTGACCGCGAGGACCGTGCCAAGCAGAACATGGCCTACTTATCGCTCGAGCTGATCCAATCGGTGCAAACTGTTAGCAAACCTTCCGAGGCGTTGGCCGCAGAATTCGTGGACTGCTACGCCAAGGTTGCCAAGGGTAACTACAAACATCTGCGGACAAAGTTCCCCAAGGAGGACGGAGAAACCAGCTGGGACATTGTGCGCAACCGGAAGTTGCTCAAACTGAAGGAAAAGGTCAAGGAGTCTGGGGAAAAGCTGTTCGATGCGGATGGAAAACCGACGGAAACGCACCTGGCGATGATCTTCTGGGCGTACAGTCCCAACGTGGAAAAGCTGAAGACGTACTGCGGGTCGTTGAAGAAATCCGGCGACAAGAAACGGTCACACTCTTCGTCGGAAGAGGACAGCGACGAGGACGAGTCGAGCAAGAAAAAGTCCAAAAAGTGA